The DNA region ACCGACCAGTTCCACCTCGCCTTCGTGATCGTGGTGACGGCGCAGAGGATGATTCCCCCCATCGCGACGCTGGTGAAAAAGAGCCAGTTCGAGACGTAGGCCTGCCAGGCACGGTCCGGGTCCGTCCCGAGGAGCACGGCGAAGGCGGCTACCCCGATGGCGACCATCACTCCGGAAACGAGGAGCGCACCCTTGCTCCGCGGGAGGTAGCGGGCTTGGAGCCCGGATGGGATCGAAACGTCGTGCATCCTACTGGCCCTGGAGCTGGCGGACGTAGTTCACGATGTGCCACCGGTCGAAGTGGGACACCTGGTGACCGTACTGGGGCATGGAGGCGCGCCCCACGCGAATGATCGAGTAGATGTACCCGTCGGAAAGTCCTCGCGCCTGCTCGGTGAGGAGGGATATCCCGAGGAAAGGAACGACCCGTGTGATCGGCCCATCACCCGCCGCCGAAATCCCGTGGCAGGGAGAGCAGGCCCGATTGAACATCTGCTCGCCCCGCGCGAGCGAGGCCTCGCTGACCGGGACCGGGTTCACGAGCCCGGTGATCTGGGGGTAATCCTCCGGAAGCCGTGCCGCGGAAGAGACCTCGATGGCCGTGACCGGCTCGGGGACCGGCGTCCCCTCGGGCTGCCCCAGGTTCACCATCCCCGGTCCAAGGGGGAAATTCCCCGAGGCGAAGGGAACGGCGCCCTCTGGCGGAAGGAGCGGGCTTTCGTAGCTCCCCAGCGAGGATTGGTCCCGCATGCTCCGCCCGAAGATGGCGACGAGGGCGTCGTCGAGCGGAGTGCATCCCGAACCCGCCGCGAGCAAAACGAGGACGGTGCCCCGCACGCCCCACCGTCCGACCGTCGGCACGCCCCGCTCAGCCATGGGATTCTCCCGTCGGATCGTCCTCGAGCCGCGCGGGTCCGCTCGACTCGAGAATCTTCCGCGCCGACGCGACGCGGTCGGCCGGGGCGGTTACGTACACGCCGAATCGGCCGGCCGAAAATTCGGGATCGTAGACGATGTCCCGGCGCGGATCGGGGACCCGCATGTTCCAGAAGACGCCGATCACGGTGGCGAGAACGCCGAAGAGGATCGTCATCTCGAACGCGATCACGACGTAAGCCGGCATGGAGAGGATCGGCTTTCCACCCGTGACGAGCGGCCAGTCGAGGGAAGTGAAGACGGTGAAGGCGAAGCCCGTCGCCGCTCCCGTGAGGCCGCCGACCAGGGTGAAGAGCCGTACCGGACTCGCCCCGTATCCGAGAGCCCTTTCGATGTGGTGCTCGGGGAAGGGGGAGAAGGCCGTGATCTCCTCGAATCCTTCACCACGGAGCTTCTCGATCGCCTCTACCGCGGCGTCCACATAGTCGTATGAAGCGAGAACGCCTTGCCGCGCGCTCATCCGTGCACCTCATGGCGCCGGCCGGGGCGCATCGGGGCCGGGACGACCTCCTTGATCTCGGCGATCGCGACCGGCGGAAGGAGCCGGACGAAGAGGAGGAACCAGAAGAAGAACCAGGAAAAGCTTCCCACGAGGATCCCCATCTCCGTCACCGACGGCCGGTACGTCCCCCAGGCGAAGGGCATGTACTCGTGCGAGAGCGAAGTCACGATGATCACGAAGCGCTCGAACCACATCCCGATGTTGATCAGGATCGAGATCGTGAAGAGCGCTGGGATCGAGTGCCTGACGCGCTTGAACCAGAGGAGGATCGGCACCAGCCCGTTGCAGGTGAGCATGATCCAGGTCGCCCACCAGTAGTTCCCGAACAACCGGTTCCAGAAGGCCTGCCGCTCTGGAGCTTCACCCGAATACCAGGCCATGAAAAACTCGGTCAGGTACGCATAAAAGACGATGAGCCCCGTGAGCAGGCAGAGCTTCGCCATCGCGTCGAAGTGCTTCGTAGTCAGGTATTTCTCGAGGCCGAACCACTTCCTCATCGGGACGAGGATCGTGATCACCATCGCGACCCCGGAGAAGATTGCGCCCGCCACGAAGTAGGGGGCGAAGATCGTCGCGTGCCACCCCGGGACGATCGCCATCGCGAAGTCCCAGGACACGACAGAGTGCACCGAGAGCACCAGGGGTGTCGCGAGCGCGGCGAGGTAGAGGTACGCCTTCCCGAAGTGGTGCCACTGTCTGTCCGTGCCCCGCCAGCCGAAGGAAACCAGCGTGTACAGCGTCTTCCGGATCGTCCCGGGCTTGGCCGCATCGCGGGCGGCCGCGATGTCCGGGATCAGCCCGAGGAGGAAGAAGAGCGACGAGACCGTGAAATAGGTCGTGACCGCGAAGACGTCCCAGACGAGGGGTGACCGGAAGTTCGGCCAGAGCATCCGCTCGTTCGGGTAGGGGAAGAGCCAGTACGCGTGCCAGACGCGTCCGAGATGGATCAGCGGGAAGAGGCCCGCCGTCATCACGGCGAAGACGGTCATGGCCTCGGCCGCGCGATAAATGGACTGGCGCCACTTCGCCCGGAAGAGGAAGAGAATCGCCGAGATGAGCGTTCCCGAGTGCGCGATACCGACCCAGAAGACGAAGGTCGTGATGTACACGCCCCATCCGACGGGTCCGTTCAGCCCGGAGAGGCCGATCCCGTTGATGATCTGGTTTCCCCAGGAGAAGGCGAAGAGTCCTACTCCCGCGGTGGCGAGCCCGAAGAGGAACCACCAGAGCTTCTTGGGTGGCTCCAGGACGCGCAGGACGGCGGAGTTGACCTCCCCGATCGTCTTGATGTCGGGGTGGGTCTGCGCGCCTCGCTCCCGTTCGGTTACCGTGGCCATTCGCGCGCCCCCGGACCCGCGTGCGGCGAACGCCTAGACATGGGCCTCCGGCACCGGGTGGAAGGTGACCTTTCGCAGATAACTCACCGCCGGCTGCGTGTTGATGAGGGCGTCGAGCACGCGGTACGTCCGTTCGTTCTGGGTGACCTGCGCCACGCGCGAGTTCGGATCGCGGATGTTCCCAAAGACGATCGCCTCCGCCGGACAGCTTTGTTGGCACGCGGGAATCACGTCTCCGTCGGCGGGCGTGCTGCCTTCGAGCGCATTGCGGTGCTCGGCTTGCCGGATCCGCTGCACGCAGAAGGAGCACTTCTCCATCACCCCCTGTCCGCGGACGGTGACGTCCGGGTTGTATTGCCAGTTCAGGGGCTCCGGGACGTCGGAGAAGGAGAACCAGTTGAAGACGCGGACCTTGTACGGGCAGTTGTTCGCGCAGTACCGCGTCCCGACGCACCGGTTGTAGACCTGCGCATTGAGGCCGTCGGGAGTGTGGTATGCCGCGTACACCGGGCAAACCGGCTCGCAGGGCGCGTTCCCGCAGTGCTGGCAGAGCATCGGGAGGAAGCGGATGTCGAGTGGTCCGGGGGCGTCCGCGTGCACTTCCTCGTAAAAGCGCTCGAGGCGAATCCACTGGAGGTCGCGCCCCATCATGATCTGGCTCTCCCCGACGACGGCGACGTTGTTCTCGGACTGGCAGGCGGTGACACACGCCGAGCACCCCGTGCACTTGTCGAGATCGATGGCCATCGCCCAGCGGACGGTGCCTTCGATGTCGTATTCTCCGTGACGCGCGCCCTCTAGAGGGAAGGCCGCCGGTGCGCCGTCGGTCTCCGTCGGGACGAACCCACCAACCCCCTGAAGCTCCTCGAGGTGCGCCTCCTCGTGGTGGAGCCCGTCCGCCTGAAGCGTCTCCAGTGCAACGGCGGGCGCGATGTCGCGCTCGTGCTGCTCGTCCGCTCCGGCCACGGTGGCGATCCGCCGCCAGTCGCCCGTCGGTTCGATCTGCACGCGAGTGGCGAGGTGAACCAGCGCGCCCGAGGTCTGCTCGACCTCGCCCGGAAGGAGGACCATGGGGTTCACCCCGTTTCCGTCCGCGAAGCGCCCGAAGCTCGTGTGGCCGCCCCCCATCGAGATGGAAGCCGCGCCGGGGCGGATCCCCGGATAGGTCCAGACCGGAACCGTGACCTCCCCATGAGGCGAAGTCACGCGCACGACATCGCCGGTGCGGACCCCGAGATCCGTCGCCGTGTCCGGGTGGAGCTCGACCCAGGAGTGCCAAGAGATCTTCGAGACGGGGTCCGGGAGCTCCTGGAGCCAGCTCCGGTTCGCGCCCCGTCCGTCGCCGAACCGGGAGGAAGGGGGGACGAGGAGCGCGAGTCCCTCTCCGTCGAGGACGGGGGGCTCGAAGGCGAGGACGCGGTCCGGGACCTGAAGGGCGGGGACCGCCGCCTCTTCCACGGGCAGCTCGACGACCCCCAAGCGAAGAGCTTCTCGCCAGAAGGCGTCGAAGCTTTCCCCCGGGCTACCGGACGCCGCATGCCGTTCGCTCCACCGAACCCGCAGGTAGTCGTAGAATGTCTCCGCGCCGAGGTCCTGCCCGAGCCGGCGTGCCGCGGCGAGCAGGATGTCGGCGCCGGGGCGCGCGTCGAAGTGGGGCACAGGGCGCATGGCGGGCTGCTGCACCGACCAGAGCCCGGGACGCGGATTCGCGTCCCCCCACGACTCGAGGAAGTGCCGGTCGGGAAGTACCAGGTGGGCGAGCCGCGCCGTCTCGTCGAGGCGGTCGGTGATCGCCACCGTGAACGGAACCGCTCCCACCGCCTGCGCGAACCCGACGCCCAGCGGGAGCGAGTAGGCGGGGTTCGTTCCAAAAAAGACGAGTGCCCGGGTCTGTGCCAACGCCGCGAGCGCCTGGGTCAGATCCCCCGTTCGGGTGGCTGCGGCACCCAGGTGCGCCCGCCCCGGGTGTACCGTCGTTCCCACGCTTCCCGCCACCGCGTTCAGGAGGAGGACAGCCAGATTCACCGCGGTCGCGTTGCGTCCCTGGCCGACGATGCCGGGTCCCACGGCGAGCCCCGGACCTTCCGAGACAAAGCGCTGCGCGAGCGCCTCGAGCGTCTCCGCCGGGATTCCCACCGCTCCGGCCACCGACTGCGGATCGTAGGCTGCGAGGAGCTCGGCATAGGGGCCCGCGTCCGCGCCACCTCTCGCGATGACGTGGGCGAGGGCGAGAGCCACGAGCCCCTCCGCCCCGGGATCCACGGGCACCCACTCGTCCGCGTTTTGTCCCGTGAGGGAGAGCCGTGGTCCGATGAAGACGAAGCGTCCTTTCTGGTGCGCTTCATCCGTGCTGGACGCGCGCGCGAACCCGCGGGCGTGTTCGACGGGGGAGAGCCAGCTCTCGAGGAAGTCGGCGCCGAAGGAGAATACGATTCCGGCCGCCTCGAAGTCGAAGGTCGGGACCTGGTCCGTCCCGAAGGCGATCCGCGCGGCCTCCCTGAGCGGGGCCTCCGAAAGTGCCTCGTATTCGATCCGGCGGCCGCCGAGAGCCTGGACCCAGCTCTCCTGGAGCGCGGTGAGGGACGGGCCAGTCCGCCCGCTGACCAGAAGGACGTCCGGCCCGGCGCCACGCAGTCCCTCGGCCAGCGCGGTCTCCGCTTCTTCCCAGGAGATCGCGGTGAAGGTCTCTCCGTCCCGGCGCATGGGGGAGGCGAGGCGGTCCGGATCGTAGAGAGCCTGGAGCGACGAATGCCCACGCGAGCAAAGGGAGCCCCGTGAGATCGGGTCGTGCGGATTCCCCTCGAGCTTGATCGCGCGCCCTTCGCGCGTCTTCACCCAGACCCCGCAACCCGCCGCGCACTCTCCGCAGGCGGTCGCGTACCAGGTCGCGACGCCTGGAGTGATGGTCTCGGGGGGGGTGAGATAGGGAATCAGCTTCTCCACCTCGCCGGTGGAGCAACCGACGAGCCCCGCTCCGGCGCTCGTGACACCGAGCACCTTGAGAAAGTCCCGCCGCTTGATTCCTTCGCTCATCTAGCTCTCTCTGGATCCAGCGACTTTCGGGGCGGGGCGGACATCGCGCGCCTGCGCCCCCGAATCGCCGGAACCGTCGTCAATAGTGACAGACCGTGCAGTCCCGGGAAGCTCCCAGCGCGACGTGGCAGTTCACGCACCACCCCATCGTGAGGGGCTGATTCACCTGTTCGATGACTCCCATCCCCTGCACGTTCCCGTGGCAGGCGGTGCAGTTCACGCCTGCCGAGATGTGGCGCATGTGCGGGAACTGCACGTGATCGGCCACCTTGTAAATCCGGTTCCACGGGATGGGCTCCCCCCGCTCCGCGTATCCACGCAGCTTCACGATCTCGTCCGGATTCTGGCTTCCCGACACGAAGGAGTGGCACCCCATGCAGGTCGCGACGGGCGGGATGCCGGCGCTCATGGAGCGTTCGACCGAGAAGTGGCAGTATTGGCAGTCGATCTGGAAATCCCGGGCATGCCGGTCGTGGGGGAAGGCGATCGGCTGGGAAGCCGGGGCTGCCTCCTCGGGCGTCGCGCCCGCGCTGTCGGACTCGGCCACCTGGGCTTCCACGGCCTGCGGTTCCGCAGTCTGTGCCTGGGCTTCCCGGAGAATGGATTCGAAGGGATTCCCGGAGTCGGTTCCGGGCACCGCGGGCCGGCTCGAAAGGGCGAACCCGAGGCCGGCGATGGCCAGTCCCGCGATCCCCAGAACGCCCCCGCGGACGATGGACGAGCGCTTCTTCATCTCCCCCCAAAGTCTCTGTCCCAGATCGGCCGGGAGACGTGCTCTCCCCGCTCTCCGACCCGCGAGCACATTCGCCTGCCCGCGAAACTGGGCCGGAAGTTACGGAGCCCCGCCCGGGGCGTCAACGTGCGGCTCGGCAGGGATGAACCGCGGTCCGATCGGTTGCTTCGACGGGGGTGCGTCCGGCAGATTCCGGGTCATGATCCAGACCGATTCGCTTGCCGAATTGCCCGCTCCCTGGGGGAGCTACGACCTCTCTTCCGGAGAGCCTCGGGCCGTCCGGATCGGCCCCAGGGATCTCTGGCTCCACCGGCGCAACGGCGAGATCTGGTTGGCGCTCGGCCCCCCGCCTTCAGGGTTCGAAATCCGTACGAGTCGTGACGAGGCACCACCGAGTGTTCCACCCGAAGGGAGCGGCTGGTCCCGCTGGGCGACGCCGAGTGGAGAGGCGAAAGTCTCCCTCCGGCCGGTCTTCCCCGACCGAGCGCTCGTGCTCCAGCCGGAGCGTCCCTTCCGCCTTCTCCCTCGGGCGAAAGCCCGCGTCTATGTACGCGTGCCCCTCTGGGTCCGTGTCGAGCTCCCACTGACGGACACGCCGAATCGCACCGCCCTCCTGGACGAGATTCCACTGAGCCCCCTCTCGGACACCTGGTGGGGCGCGCTGTCGCACGGTGAGCTCGCCTATTGGCTTCCCACGACGGCCCGGAGGGAGATGCGGCCCGAGCTCTGGTCCCCTCACCTCGCGGCCTGCCCTCTCCTCGTGACGAACCAGGCGTCGGACGACCTCCAAGTGGAAAAACTCGCCTTCCGGGTGGCCCACCTTTCGTTGTTCACGGCGGAGGGTCGTTTCTGGGCGGACGAGTCGGCCGTCACCTATCTGGGGGAAGGGGAGGGGGCCCAGGTGGAGATGGCCGGTCTTCCTCCGGCTGAGGCGCCGAATGGGCGGCTCGTGATGGGTCCAAGGATTCCGGCGCATCGGGGAATGCGTGCGCGCACCTTCGGGCGACTTGCCGCGTTCCCGTTTCCGGGAGGTGGAGAGTGATCGGGCTCTTTTCCCTGCTCGTCATTGCCCAGGAGTCCACTCCGGTCGAGGTGGCCGACGCGATTCTCCCGGGGCTCGGATTCGGTTGGGGAGAGCTACTGCGCTCTTCCGCGATGCTCGTCGTGGGACTCCCCCTCCTTCTCTTCGCGTCGCGCTGGGCCCGCCGCACCGTCGGAAGCCGGTATTCGGCTCAGCGGGGACTGATCGCGGGGAAGATCGTCTTTTATCCGGGAATCATCGTCCTGATGATTTCCATCCTGGGCGAGCTCGGCTTCGGGCTCACTCCGATCCTCGGCGCCGCGGGGGTCGTCGGGATCGCGATCGGCTTCGCTTCACAGACGTCGGTGTCGAATATCATCTCGGGACTTTTTCTGATCGCGGAGCGCCCCTTCGAGGTGGACGACGTGATCCAGGTCGGTACGACCACGGGGCGCGTTCTTTCCATTGATACTCTTTCGATCAAGCTCCGCACCTTCGACAACAAGTTCGTGCGCATTCCGAACGAGACGATCGTGAAGAGCGAGGTGACGACGCTCACCCGCTTCCCGATCCGACGACTCGATCTGAAGGTGGGGGTCGCGTATCGGGAGGATGTGGGGCGAGTTCGGGGGATCCTCCTCGACGTGGCTGCCAAGAATCCCGCCGCCCTGATGGAGCCCTCTCCAGTGGTTTTTTTCGAGGGGTACGGGGAGTCGTCCGTGGACCTGCGCCTCGGTGTCTGGGTCGTCCAGGACAAATATCTCGGCCTGAAGAACTCCCTCCCCGAGGAAGTGAAGGCGCGGTTCGACTTGGAGGGAGTCGAGATCCCCTTCCCCCATCGGACCTTTTTCCCGGGCCTGGACGCCGGACCGCTTCAGGTGCGACTGGTCGGGGAGGAAGAGGGGGATCGAATGGAGGAACTCCGAGGTAACGGGGAAACGGATCCCGAACTCACAGGCTCGGACGAGGAATCCCGATGAGCCCACGTGCGCCCGAGCCGCCTCCTTCGTCCGGTCAGCACCTCGCCACGGTCAGTCACGACGGGCGATTCTGGGACGTCTATCTGGAGTTCGAGGACGATCTCCGCCGTCCGGATGCCTTCCGGGCCCTCCTCGCGTATTCGCCCGCGGATCGTGCGGATGGCGAGAAGATGCTTCGCACGATCCCGATCATCATCGAGGCGTCCTACGAAGAGGCGGTGCGGCGGGCGCGCGACCTCGAGGATCACCAGTTGATCGCGTTCCTGAGGTCGCTGCTTCCTTGACGAGTTGCGGGACGTGGGGAGCTCTGCGGCTCCCTGCCATCCGCGGTGCAACACTTCTCGCTATCCTCCTCTCTCCTCCGCTCCTGGACGGTCGCCGCAGAGCTCCCCACGTCCCGCAACTCTCCCGGGCGTCAGCGATATTTGCGTTGGGGAATCGTCATGCACTTCCCCAAATGAGGCCCAGCTCATCCCCGGAGAGCAACCGGAAGCGGTGGGCGCTAGGGGGCGTCGTGCCGCGACCGTCCGGGAGCGGGGGACGAAGGAAGATGGCCAGAGGACCGCGCACTGCGGACGGAAGGGAGCGGCACGACGCCCCTTCGCGCCCGCCGCGCCGGTCGGCCACACCAACAAGGGAGCTAGGCCTCCCGAATCCACCGCCAGAGCTCGGGAATCGTGGGTCGCTTGCCCTGCATGAGGATCCCGACCCGGTAGATCCTTCCCGCGATCCACGCTGTCGCGAAGAGCGTCGCGGTCATCAGGACGATCGAGAGCAGAGGCTCCCAGAGCGCCGTCGCCCCGGCCGCGACGCGGGCGAACATCAGGATCGGTGAGAAAAACGGAAAAAGCGAAGCGGCGATCGCGAAGGGCGCCGCCGGGTCGTCCATGACGGGCGCGATCGTCGCGATCGGGAGGACGATCAGCATCACGACCGGAAACTGGATCTGATGGGCCTCCTGTTCGTTCGAGCACATCGCGCCCACCGCGGCGAACAGCGAGGCGTATATGAAGTACCCCAGAAGGAACGAGATTCCGAAGAAGGCGAAGACGCCCGGGCCCGGGATCCCTTCACGCACTTCGTCGAGGAACCCCGGGTCCGGGAGGAATGCGATCGCGGAGGGGATCCCGATCGAAACGATCAGCGCGCCCGAAAGGATCCAGATCGAGAGCTGGGTGAGCCCCACGGCGCCGACCCCCAGCACCTTGCCCAGCATGAGCTCCCAGGGGTGCATCGAAGAAATGATCACCTCGACGATGCGGGTCGTCTTTTCCTCGAGCACGGCCCGCAGGACCGTGGTCCCGTATACGAGGATCACGATGTAGAGGATGAAGGCCCCGAGAAGGCCGGCCACGAGCCCCGTGCCCCGCGACTCCTCATTCACGGCCTCGGGGTCGAGAAGCTCGACGTCGAGGCTTCCTCCCCCCAGCAACGCCGAGAGCTCCTCTTCCGAAGCCGCCGCTCCGAGTCGCGCGGCGAGCGCCGCCTGGCTGAGCGCCTGGCGAATGCCAAGGCTCCGGATC from Gemmatimonadota bacterium includes:
- the nrfD gene encoding NrfD/PsrC family molybdoenzyme membrane anchor subunit is translated as MATVTERERGAQTHPDIKTIGEVNSAVLRVLEPPKKLWWFLFGLATAGVGLFAFSWGNQIINGIGLSGLNGPVGWGVYITTFVFWVGIAHSGTLISAILFLFRAKWRQSIYRAAEAMTVFAVMTAGLFPLIHLGRVWHAYWLFPYPNERMLWPNFRSPLVWDVFAVTTYFTVSSLFFLLGLIPDIAAARDAAKPGTIRKTLYTLVSFGWRGTDRQWHHFGKAYLYLAALATPLVLSVHSVVSWDFAMAIVPGWHATIFAPYFVAGAIFSGVAMVITILVPMRKWFGLEKYLTTKHFDAMAKLCLLTGLIVFYAYLTEFFMAWYSGEAPERQAFWNRLFGNYWWATWIMLTCNGLVPILLWFKRVRHSIPALFTISILINIGMWFERFVIIVTSLSHEYMPFAWGTYRPSVTEMGILVGSFSWFFFWFLLFVRLLPPVAIAEIKEVVPAPMRPGRRHEVHG
- a CDS encoding ABC transporter permease yields the protein MRNVGIVIRREYLQRVRTRGFLIGTIAGPVILVGFVAFTVAMEMGDQNASRSIALVDRTGVLADGLAARLEEGDITVEVVAPGTPAEQGLRGRASEGELAGILEVDAGTLERGTGRWIGESPPSAIRSLGIRQALSQAALAARLGAAASEEELSALLGGGSLDVELLDPEAVNEESRGTGLVAGLLGAFILYIVILVYGTTVLRAVLEEKTTRIVEVIISSMHPWELMLGKVLGVGAVGLTQLSIWILSGALIVSIGIPSAIAFLPDPGFLDEVREGIPGPGVFAFFGISFLLGYFIYASLFAAVGAMCSNEQEAHQIQFPVVMLIVLPIATIAPVMDDPAAPFAIAASLFPFFSPILMFARVAAGATALWEPLLSIVLMTATLFATAWIAGRIYRVGILMQGKRPTIPELWRWIREA
- a CDS encoding DUF432 domain-containing protein, with product MNRGPIGCFDGGASGRFRVMIQTDSLAELPAPWGSYDLSSGEPRAVRIGPRDLWLHRRNGEIWLALGPPPSGFEIRTSRDEAPPSVPPEGSGWSRWATPSGEAKVSLRPVFPDRALVLQPERPFRLLPRAKARVYVRVPLWVRVELPLTDTPNRTALLDEIPLSPLSDTWWGALSHGELAYWLPTTARREMRPELWSPHLAACPLLVTNQASDDLQVEKLAFRVAHLSLFTAEGRFWADESAVTYLGEGEGAQVEMAGLPPAEAPNGRLVMGPRIPAHRGMRARTFGRLAAFPFPGGGE
- a CDS encoding DUF3341 domain-containing protein, which produces MSARQGVLASYDYVDAAVEAIEKLRGEGFEEITAFSPFPEHHIERALGYGASPVRLFTLVGGLTGAATGFAFTVFTSLDWPLVTGGKPILSMPAYVVIAFEMTILFGVLATVIGVFWNMRVPDPRRDIVYDPEFSAGRFGVYVTAPADRVASARKILESSGPARLEDDPTGESHG
- a CDS encoding mechanosensitive ion channel family protein; the encoded protein is MIGLFSLLVIAQESTPVEVADAILPGLGFGWGELLRSSAMLVVGLPLLLFASRWARRTVGSRYSAQRGLIAGKIVFYPGIIVLMISILGELGFGLTPILGAAGVVGIAIGFASQTSVSNIISGLFLIAERPFEVDDVIQVGTTTGRVLSIDTLSIKLRTFDNKFVRIPNETIVKSEVTTLTRFPIRRLDLKVGVAYREDVGRVRGILLDVAAKNPAALMEPSPVVFFEGYGESSVDLRLGVWVVQDKYLGLKNSLPEEVKARFDLEGVEIPFPHRTFFPGLDAGPLQVRLVGEEEGDRMEELRGNGETDPELTGSDEESR
- a CDS encoding cytochrome c — encoded protein: MAERGVPTVGRWGVRGTVLVLLAAGSGCTPLDDALVAIFGRSMRDQSSLGSYESPLLPPEGAVPFASGNFPLGPGMVNLGQPEGTPVPEPVTAIEVSSAARLPEDYPQITGLVNPVPVSEASLARGEQMFNRACSPCHGISAAGDGPITRVVPFLGISLLTEQARGLSDGYIYSIIRVGRASMPQYGHQVSHFDRWHIVNYVRQLQGQ
- a CDS encoding molybdopterin-dependent oxidoreductase — encoded protein: MSEGIKRRDFLKVLGVTSAGAGLVGCSTGEVEKLIPYLTPPETITPGVATWYATACGECAAGCGVWVKTREGRAIKLEGNPHDPISRGSLCSRGHSSLQALYDPDRLASPMRRDGETFTAISWEEAETALAEGLRGAGPDVLLVSGRTGPSLTALQESWVQALGGRRIEYEALSEAPLREAARIAFGTDQVPTFDFEAAGIVFSFGADFLESWLSPVEHARGFARASSTDEAHQKGRFVFIGPRLSLTGQNADEWVPVDPGAEGLVALALAHVIARGGADAGPYAELLAAYDPQSVAGAVGIPAETLEALAQRFVSEGPGLAVGPGIVGQGRNATAVNLAVLLLNAVAGSVGTTVHPGRAHLGAAATRTGDLTQALAALAQTRALVFFGTNPAYSLPLGVGFAQAVGAVPFTVAITDRLDETARLAHLVLPDRHFLESWGDANPRPGLWSVQQPAMRPVPHFDARPGADILLAAARRLGQDLGAETFYDYLRVRWSERHAASGSPGESFDAFWREALRLGVVELPVEEAAVPALQVPDRVLAFEPPVLDGEGLALLVPPSSRFGDGRGANRSWLQELPDPVSKISWHSWVELHPDTATDLGVRTGDVVRVTSPHGEVTVPVWTYPGIRPGAASISMGGGHTSFGRFADGNGVNPMVLLPGEVEQTSGALVHLATRVQIEPTGDWRRIATVAGADEQHERDIAPAVALETLQADGLHHEEAHLEELQGVGGFVPTETDGAPAAFPLEGARHGEYDIEGTVRWAMAIDLDKCTGCSACVTACQSENNVAVVGESQIMMGRDLQWIRLERFYEEVHADAPGPLDIRFLPMLCQHCGNAPCEPVCPVYAAYHTPDGLNAQVYNRCVGTRYCANNCPYKVRVFNWFSFSDVPEPLNWQYNPDVTVRGQGVMEKCSFCVQRIRQAEHRNALEGSTPADGDVIPACQQSCPAEAIVFGNIRDPNSRVAQVTQNERTYRVLDALINTQPAVSYLRKVTFHPVPEAHV
- a CDS encoding cytochrome c3 family protein, which codes for MKKRSSIVRGGVLGIAGLAIAGLGFALSSRPAVPGTDSGNPFESILREAQAQTAEPQAVEAQVAESDSAGATPEEAAPASQPIAFPHDRHARDFQIDCQYCHFSVERSMSAGIPPVATCMGCHSFVSGSQNPDEIVKLRGYAERGEPIPWNRIYKVADHVQFPHMRHISAGVNCTACHGNVQGMGVIEQVNQPLTMGWCVNCHVALGASRDCTVCHY